One genomic region from Natrinema caseinilyticum encodes:
- a CDS encoding ABC transporter substrate-binding protein yields MSRATEGYGDLISRRQFVKLTSVSGAAALAGCSGGGSSGGNTLTGATNVGVPTNMHLNPMATQNYDWTAGNHIFERFAAYNFSTQEFELAGLENWSFEDETVTLTLRDDLKWDTGDDVTAGDVITQFRLMKKTEATLWDFADSVAEGENDKTVVITLSKPSNPEIIKHTLANGDLRIHGYQPVYNEFLDKDASAIQQFEWEEDVHGNGPFTLESKSDQAWTLSRNEHFYDADNVTFDTYELLSRQENSALQQGLMGGELDVVTSMFAPPKIVDNFPDHVEEVTLPANWGYGIIFNHDDEDFGNRKVRQAVAHVVNRQQVADNAGPRTKKPAPKVTGIAPADQESWLGGAYDSFESYGAEATQSEAAATLLREAGYSKSGGTWRDDDGNALGGSYLTPAGWTDWTTATNTVVDQLNSFGFDFEINSVPSSDFFGTYTDSNFKIGAFYWLPGGARSSYPYFPLRWQLNVPDVGGGHNFAEGEYTVPAMDGSGEMTLNPFEEIRSVATMQDETQASETITRVAWHNNQNLPVLGLVAKQDQSWLTSDEWDIAPADDSARGVKWPSHWLPKQGKLNASDR; encoded by the coding sequence ATGTCACGAGCTACTGAAGGCTATGGCGATCTGATTAGCCGACGGCAATTCGTCAAACTGACCAGTGTTTCTGGAGCTGCAGCCCTCGCTGGGTGTAGCGGCGGGGGTTCGTCCGGCGGCAACACTCTGACGGGCGCGACGAACGTAGGCGTCCCGACGAACATGCACCTGAATCCGATGGCGACCCAGAACTACGACTGGACTGCGGGCAACCACATCTTCGAGCGCTTCGCCGCCTACAACTTCTCTACACAGGAGTTCGAGTTGGCCGGCCTCGAGAACTGGTCGTTCGAAGACGAGACTGTCACGCTGACGCTGCGCGACGACCTCAAGTGGGACACTGGTGATGACGTCACGGCAGGTGACGTCATCACGCAGTTCAGACTGATGAAAAAGACCGAAGCAACGCTGTGGGACTTCGCTGACAGCGTCGCGGAGGGCGAAAACGATAAAACTGTTGTCATCACGCTTTCGAAGCCGTCGAACCCGGAGATTATTAAACATACTCTCGCGAACGGAGACCTTCGTATTCACGGGTACCAACCTGTCTACAACGAGTTCCTGGACAAAGACGCATCGGCCATCCAGCAGTTCGAGTGGGAAGAAGATGTCCACGGGAACGGTCCGTTCACACTGGAATCCAAAAGCGACCAGGCCTGGACGCTCTCGCGCAACGAGCACTTCTACGACGCCGATAACGTCACTTTCGACACGTACGAACTCCTGAGCCGACAGGAAAATAGTGCCCTCCAGCAGGGGCTGATGGGCGGCGAACTCGACGTCGTCACGAGCATGTTCGCCCCCCCGAAGATCGTCGATAATTTCCCGGATCACGTCGAAGAGGTCACTCTCCCGGCGAACTGGGGGTACGGGATCATATTCAACCACGACGACGAGGACTTCGGCAACCGGAAGGTACGCCAGGCGGTCGCACACGTTGTCAATCGCCAGCAGGTCGCCGACAACGCCGGGCCGCGCACGAAAAAACCCGCGCCAAAGGTCACCGGTATCGCACCGGCCGACCAGGAGTCGTGGCTCGGCGGCGCCTACGATAGTTTCGAGAGCTACGGGGCGGAAGCTACGCAGTCCGAGGCGGCTGCCACGCTGCTCCGCGAGGCCGGCTACTCGAAATCGGGCGGGACGTGGCGTGACGATGACGGGAACGCGCTCGGCGGAAGTTACCTGACGCCGGCCGGGTGGACCGACTGGACGACCGCGACGAATACCGTCGTCGATCAGCTGAACTCCTTTGGCTTCGACTTCGAGATCAACTCGGTGCCGAGTAGCGACTTCTTCGGTACGTACACCGACTCCAACTTCAAGATCGGTGCGTTCTACTGGCTGCCCGGTGGCGCTCGATCGTCGTACCCGTACTTCCCGCTGCGCTGGCAGCTGAACGTTCCGGACGTCGGTGGCGGACACAACTTCGCCGAAGGCGAATACACCGTCCCGGCGATGGACGGCTCGGGCGAGATGACGCTGAACCCGTTCGAAGAGATACGCAGCGTCGCGACGATGCAAGACGAAACGCAGGCCTCCGAGACCATAACGCGGGTCGCGTGGCACAACAACCAGAACCTCCCCGTCCTTGGCCTCGTCGCGAAACAGGACCAATCCTGGCTCACCTCCGACGAGTGGGACATCGCCCCGGCCGACGACTCCGCCCGCGGTGTCAAGTGGCCGTCGCACTGGCTGCCCAAGCAAGGCAAGCTGAACGCGTCCGATCGGTAA
- a CDS encoding ABC transporter permease, translating to MVNYYVRRTARVFATIFMVASLTFGLIRLLPGGPYTQLRAQLLRQGVPAAEVDARIANLQNIRPDAPLWQQYIDYMFALAQGNLGESISLNEPVVSILASSAPWTVFVVLVSTILVFAIGIFLGALQAYWEGSRFDKLFSGISITLMSVPFYVVAVLALYVFAYQLRWLPTAGTIGTGVERQLSIPFVLSALEHSVLPIFSYTLGAIGGQALAMRGNSIQVLGNDYVQVARLRGLSDRRIATRYVARNAILPMYTGFLLLLGFRLGGTVILEQIFSYNGLGYYLISALNANDYPLMMGTFLIITIALVLGVYVADLTYSKIDPRISAGDSDEAY from the coding sequence ATGGTCAACTACTACGTGCGCCGGACGGCCAGGGTGTTCGCCACAATCTTCATGGTCGCATCACTGACGTTCGGCCTGATACGGTTGCTACCCGGCGGTCCGTATACGCAGTTGCGCGCCCAGTTACTCAGGCAGGGTGTGCCGGCTGCGGAGGTAGACGCCAGAATCGCTAACCTACAGAACATCCGTCCGGACGCACCCCTCTGGCAGCAGTACATCGACTACATGTTCGCACTCGCCCAGGGTAACCTCGGGGAGTCGATCTCGCTCAACGAACCGGTCGTCTCGATACTCGCCAGTTCGGCCCCGTGGACCGTGTTCGTCGTGCTCGTTTCGACGATACTCGTGTTCGCTATCGGCATCTTCCTGGGGGCGCTGCAGGCGTACTGGGAAGGCTCCCGATTCGACAAGCTGTTCTCGGGTATCTCGATTACCCTGATGTCGGTGCCGTTCTACGTCGTCGCCGTCCTGGCGCTGTACGTCTTCGCCTACCAGCTTCGCTGGCTCCCCACTGCGGGGACGATTGGAACGGGAGTCGAACGGCAACTCAGCATCCCGTTCGTTCTCAGTGCGCTGGAACACAGCGTGCTGCCCATCTTCTCGTACACGCTGGGCGCCATCGGGGGACAGGCACTGGCGATGCGCGGGAACAGCATCCAGGTACTCGGCAACGACTACGTACAGGTGGCTCGGCTTCGCGGCCTCTCGGACCGTCGTATCGCGACTCGATACGTCGCCCGGAACGCCATCTTGCCGATGTACACTGGATTCTTGCTCCTGCTCGGCTTCCGACTCGGCGGGACCGTCATACTGGAGCAGATCTTCTCCTACAACGGACTCGGCTACTACCTCATCTCCGCGCTGAACGCCAACGACTACCCGCTGATGATGGGGACCTTCCTCATCATCACCATCGCGCTCGTCCTCGGCGTCTACGTCGCGGACCTTACTTACAGCAAGATCGACCCGCGAATCAGCGCAGGTGATTCAGATGAAGCCTACTGA
- a CDS encoding ABC transporter permease, with protein MKPTDTDSVDWRSESRSAPDVTTRERLREVYDDRIRTPLLVAWADWRTRLGFLIIGGYLTMALVAILGLWREPSTNQAPRYLMLFENMNYPLGTTASGTDLAALIVHSTPDILLMITAGAVWATAVAVVIGTVAGYKGGSVDRALMSFSDLVMAIPGLPLVIILAVTLNPENPILLGVVINISYWAGLGRSLRSQVLTIRENDYVEASRTMGVSTPRIILKDIIPNLMPYVTVNFVFAARYVMFASVGLYFLGVLPYSTQNWGVTLNFAYSGGALFSWSAAHWLLAPMVAIMGLSLGLILLSQGLDRVFNPRVRTRMSGESSSTAGDDDADVTEVL; from the coding sequence ATGAAGCCTACTGATACGGACAGCGTGGATTGGCGAAGTGAGAGCAGGTCGGCACCGGACGTGACGACGCGTGAGCGACTCCGCGAGGTGTACGACGACCGGATACGTACCCCGCTACTCGTCGCGTGGGCTGACTGGCGAACGCGACTCGGCTTCCTCATCATCGGTGGGTATCTCACGATGGCGCTCGTCGCGATCCTGGGGCTCTGGCGAGAACCGTCGACGAATCAAGCGCCGCGCTACCTCATGCTGTTCGAGAACATGAACTATCCCCTCGGCACGACCGCCTCGGGGACGGACCTCGCCGCGCTCATCGTCCACTCGACGCCCGATATCCTGCTGATGATTACCGCCGGTGCGGTGTGGGCGACGGCCGTCGCCGTCGTGATCGGGACCGTCGCCGGCTACAAGGGCGGAAGCGTCGACAGAGCACTGATGTCGTTCTCGGACCTCGTCATGGCGATTCCGGGCCTCCCGCTCGTGATTATCCTCGCGGTGACGCTCAATCCGGAGAACCCCATCCTGCTGGGCGTCGTCATCAACATCAGCTACTGGGCCGGTCTCGGCCGGTCGCTGCGCTCGCAGGTACTCACCATCCGCGAGAACGACTACGTCGAGGCGTCGCGAACTATGGGCGTCAGCACGCCCCGAATCATCCTGAAGGACATCATCCCGAACCTGATGCCGTACGTGACGGTCAACTTCGTGTTCGCCGCGCGGTACGTCATGTTCGCCTCCGTGGGGCTGTACTTCCTCGGCGTCTTGCCGTATTCGACGCAAAACTGGGGGGTAACTCTCAACTTCGCCTACAGCGGCGGTGCGCTCTTCTCGTGGAGCGCGGCCCACTGGCTGCTGGCTCCGATGGTCGCGATCATGGGTCTCTCACTGGGGCTCATCCTGCTCAGCCAGGGGCTCGACCGGGTGTTCAACCCTCGCGTCCGAACTCGGATGTCTGGCGAGTCCAGTTCGACGGCGGGCGACGACGACGCTGACGTGACGGAGGTGCTCTAA
- a CDS encoding oligopeptide/dipeptide ABC transporter ATP-binding protein yields the protein MSLDDVNVHFEKEQGLFEFFEDPDVVKAVDGISLDIEENDVLALVGESGCGKSTLGKTTIGLQRPTAGTVRYRGQDVWAAKDGTGEVDIPFSDIRSSLQIIHQDPGSSLNPNRRIVDILAQPIKQTHPDIGLGERRARIYSLLERVGMNPAADFADRYPHQLSGGEQQRVALSRALLMNPDLILADEAISALDVSLRVEMMDLMLDLQADFDTSFVFISHDLSNARYFAEHGDGRIGVMYLGELVEVGTAEQLIEDPRHPYTNVLRWATPDLALHAAGAGEPPMRKIDIPDPVDPPSGCRFHTRCPEAREACRESCPALTGETDGHRTACFRSQPDHEYWDSAPLED from the coding sequence ATCTCGCTCGACGACGTCAACGTCCACTTCGAGAAGGAACAGGGGCTGTTTGAATTCTTCGAGGACCCGGACGTCGTCAAAGCGGTCGACGGCATCTCGCTCGACATCGAGGAGAACGACGTTCTCGCGCTCGTCGGCGAGAGCGGGTGTGGGAAGTCGACGTTGGGTAAGACAACCATCGGGCTACAGCGACCGACCGCCGGAACTGTCCGGTACCGCGGGCAGGACGTCTGGGCGGCCAAGGACGGAACCGGCGAGGTCGACATCCCGTTCAGCGATATCCGTTCGTCGCTCCAGATCATTCATCAGGACCCCGGAAGCTCGTTGAACCCGAATCGTCGAATCGTCGACATCCTCGCCCAGCCCATCAAACAGACGCACCCCGACATCGGCCTCGGTGAGCGACGCGCGCGAATCTACTCGCTGCTCGAGCGCGTCGGGATGAACCCGGCGGCGGACTTCGCCGACCGCTATCCACACCAGCTCAGTGGTGGGGAACAACAGCGCGTCGCACTCTCCCGTGCGCTATTGATGAACCCCGACCTCATCCTCGCCGACGAGGCGATCAGCGCGCTCGACGTCTCCCTGCGCGTCGAGATGATGGACCTGATGTTGGACCTGCAGGCGGACTTCGACACATCGTTCGTGTTCATCTCGCACGACCTCTCGAACGCACGCTACTTCGCCGAACACGGGGACGGGCGCATCGGCGTGATGTACCTCGGTGAACTCGTCGAAGTCGGGACAGCCGAGCAACTCATCGAGGACCCTCGACATCCCTACACCAACGTCTTGCGGTGGGCGACGCCGGACCTCGCACTCCACGCGGCCGGCGCGGGCGAACCACCCATGCGCAAGATCGACATCCCCGACCCGGTCGACCCGCCGAGTGGCTGTCGCTTCCACACGCGCTGTCCCGAAGCGCGCGAGGCGTGTCGCGAGTCCTGTCCAGCCCTCACGGGTGAGACAGACGGACACCGCACCGCGTGTTTCCGCAGCCAACCGGACCACGAGTACTGGGACAGCGCACCGCTGGAAGACTGA
- a CDS encoding universal stress protein, which yields MKRGLVSLRESETHRELLAEAAEWCAGADGKLVVLWHLDEGEYDADVDTLESIERVEHVDYDHSAIVEGAAVDATAFVESVLSETDVDPEIVVVVDSETTRAQHVLDTAVERECDHVFIVGTSRSPAGKAVFGDFAQRVILNFDGYTTLVTE from the coding sequence ATGAAACGCGGGTTAGTAAGCCTCAGAGAGTCGGAGACACATCGCGAACTCCTCGCGGAAGCGGCGGAGTGGTGCGCCGGAGCCGACGGCAAACTCGTCGTCCTCTGGCACCTCGACGAAGGCGAATACGATGCCGATGTGGACACCCTCGAATCGATCGAGCGGGTCGAACACGTCGACTACGACCACTCGGCTATCGTCGAGGGTGCCGCGGTGGACGCGACGGCGTTCGTCGAATCGGTACTGTCGGAGACGGACGTCGACCCGGAAATCGTGGTCGTCGTCGACTCCGAAACGACGCGTGCTCAGCACGTCCTCGATACGGCCGTGGAACGCGAGTGTGACCACGTGTTCATCGTCGGAACCTCCCGGTCACCCGCCGGGAAAGCCGTCTTCGGCGACTTCGCACAGCGAGTCATCCTCAACTTCGACGGCTACACGACGCTCGTCACCGAGTGA
- a CDS encoding glycosyl hydrolase, translating to MVNENNSTGDSHRLSRRSYVSALGLAAGLGTLGTANAASVSVGKGSYKTTLPSGESEPPSTRYTTSNVSAPLPTNDWWSTLLWFQYSEPMFAHPLAFDANGVGLDVSNPTEWTYTTDSSNDPHQGDVAMMDDATDLTIGHAATSSFEDVRCDGYGDWSVDAVWGGGTSTSLSITLAQGSPYVFCEYSGGGAALSFPSAPTVFTDDGNVLGVSIDGHAYGLYAPSGATWSGKGTTELTSDLAGAGYLTVAALPEATSTALADFEQYAYNFLTDTQISWNYDETASEVVTTYTVSTSAKAESSSSGTLSALFPHQHKNTSETFEGYTYESARGTMQTVAGGSFTTTHSFCGILPFLPDEGTYDETELQNYVDDEESSRTLVRTGPENPGDGTYWTGKNYGRLAEIIPIAEQLGDTAAADYFLNGDQNTKGLKDDLELWFDANSSGKTTSEDVFYYNQNWGTLIGYNDSFGSGANINDHHFHYGYYVRGAAEVARKDSTWAHDSNWGGMVDLLIRDFANPDRSDSMFPFLRHFSPYEGHSWADGGGSAFAEGNNQESSSEALNAYASMILWGEFTNDTEIRDAGVFLYTQERSAVREYWFDVDNENQPSGWNYDYAAMVWGNGYKYTTWWTTDTEAIHGINMLPMCAHMEFLGWDTQYAQSNYDELVANDVDGDDFSYWPDIVWMFRSFSDVTDAKNRWQAKKSSYPVEFGETKAHTYHWIYNIDGMGTPDPSITADHPLTAVFDDGTAKTYVAYNGGSSPITVTFSDGTALDVSANSMATSTGAGGGGSGDSTAPTAPSNLTATGKTDTSVDLSWDASSDDGTGVDHYNVYVDGTKDQEVTAGTTSTTVSNLSTSTTYDCYVTAVDGAGNESSASNTVSVTTDSGSTGSTAPTIDSVSVTNVSNGGWASFNVNWTVSDADGDLSSVVVELRQNGVQASKTISVSGSSASDTTNVRDKKGSGSYDVILTVTDAAGNTRTQTKTVVA from the coding sequence ATGGTGAACGAGAACAATAGTACTGGCGATTCGCATCGGCTTTCCCGACGATCGTACGTCTCTGCGTTGGGGCTTGCAGCCGGACTCGGAACGCTTGGAACCGCCAATGCGGCATCGGTTTCGGTCGGCAAGGGCAGCTACAAGACGACACTTCCCTCGGGGGAATCAGAACCCCCGTCGACACGGTATACCACGTCGAACGTGTCTGCACCACTGCCGACGAACGACTGGTGGAGTACGCTGCTGTGGTTCCAGTATTCGGAACCGATGTTCGCACATCCACTCGCGTTCGACGCAAACGGAGTCGGGCTGGACGTCAGTAACCCGACAGAGTGGACGTACACGACTGACTCGTCGAACGATCCCCATCAGGGGGACGTCGCGATGATGGACGACGCGACAGATCTGACGATCGGTCACGCGGCGACCTCCTCGTTTGAGGACGTGCGCTGTGACGGCTACGGCGACTGGTCTGTCGACGCTGTCTGGGGAGGGGGCACGTCGACGAGCCTCTCGATAACCCTGGCGCAAGGATCACCGTACGTCTTCTGCGAGTATAGCGGCGGTGGCGCTGCTCTCTCGTTTCCCTCGGCGCCGACGGTCTTTACCGACGACGGCAACGTGCTGGGCGTGTCGATCGACGGCCACGCATACGGTCTATACGCGCCCTCCGGGGCGACGTGGTCGGGGAAGGGAACGACCGAATTAACGTCCGACCTCGCTGGTGCGGGGTATCTCACGGTCGCTGCACTACCGGAAGCGACCAGCACGGCACTCGCAGACTTCGAACAGTACGCGTACAACTTCCTCACTGACACCCAGATATCCTGGAACTACGACGAAACAGCCAGCGAGGTCGTCACGACTTACACGGTCTCGACGAGCGCGAAGGCCGAAAGTTCGTCGTCAGGAACCCTCTCGGCGCTGTTCCCGCATCAGCACAAGAACACGAGTGAGACGTTCGAGGGATACACCTACGAATCCGCGCGTGGGACGATGCAAACCGTCGCCGGCGGGTCGTTCACCACGACGCACTCGTTCTGCGGGATCCTCCCATTCTTGCCCGACGAGGGAACCTACGACGAGACGGAACTACAGAACTACGTCGACGACGAGGAGAGTTCACGGACGCTGGTCCGCACCGGTCCGGAGAACCCCGGCGACGGAACCTACTGGACCGGCAAGAACTACGGTCGACTGGCCGAGATCATCCCGATCGCAGAACAGTTAGGTGACACTGCCGCCGCGGACTACTTCCTCAACGGCGATCAGAACACGAAGGGGCTCAAAGACGACCTCGAACTCTGGTTCGACGCTAATTCGAGCGGGAAAACCACCTCGGAGGACGTGTTCTACTACAACCAGAACTGGGGGACGCTCATCGGCTACAACGATTCGTTCGGTTCTGGCGCAAACATCAACGACCACCACTTCCACTACGGCTACTACGTCCGCGGCGCCGCAGAAGTCGCCCGAAAGGATTCGACGTGGGCCCACGATTCCAACTGGGGTGGCATGGTCGATCTCCTGATTCGGGACTTCGCGAACCCCGATCGGTCGGATTCGATGTTCCCGTTCTTGCGCCACTTCAGTCCCTACGAGGGACACTCGTGGGCAGACGGTGGCGGGTCTGCGTTCGCCGAGGGGAACAACCAGGAGTCCTCCTCGGAAGCCCTCAACGCCTACGCGTCGATGATCCTCTGGGGAGAGTTCACCAACGACACCGAGATTCGCGACGCTGGCGTGTTCCTCTACACGCAGGAACGCTCCGCAGTCCGGGAATACTGGTTCGACGTAGACAACGAGAACCAGCCGTCGGGCTGGAACTACGACTACGCTGCGATGGTGTGGGGCAACGGCTACAAGTACACCACCTGGTGGACCACCGACACCGAGGCCATCCACGGTATCAACATGCTGCCGATGTGTGCCCACATGGAGTTCCTCGGCTGGGACACCCAGTACGCCCAGTCGAACTACGACGAACTCGTCGCCAACGACGTCGACGGCGATGACTTCAGCTACTGGCCGGACATCGTGTGGATGTTCCGATCGTTCTCGGACGTGACCGACGCGAAGAACAGGTGGCAAGCGAAGAAGAGCAGCTATCCCGTCGAATTCGGCGAGACGAAGGCCCACACGTACCACTGGATCTACAACATAGACGGGATGGGCACGCCCGATCCGTCGATCACAGCTGACCATCCCCTAACGGCCGTGTTCGACGACGGCACTGCCAAGACCTACGTCGCGTACAACGGCGGGAGTTCGCCGATCACGGTCACGTTCTCCGATGGGACGGCCCTCGACGTGTCGGCGAACTCGATGGCCACATCGACCGGGGCTGGCGGTGGGGGGTCGGGCGACTCGACTGCCCCGACCGCGCCGTCGAACTTAACAGCGACCGGTAAAACGGACACGTCAGTCGACCTCTCCTGGGACGCCTCGAGCGACGACGGCACGGGCGTCGACCACTACAACGTGTACGTCGACGGAACGAAAGACCAGGAAGTCACCGCCGGGACCACGTCGACGACGGTCTCGAACCTCTCGACGAGCACCACCTACGACTGCTACGTCACGGCAGTTGATGGCGCAGGCAACGAGTCGAGCGCTTCGAACACGGTCTCGGTGACGACCGACTCCGGGTCGACCGGATCAACTGCCCCGACCATCGACAGCGTCAGCGTCACGAACGTCTCGAACGGTGGCTGGGCGAGCTTCAACGTAAACTGGACCGTTTCGGACGCCGACGGCGATCTCTCGTCGGTCGTCGTCGAACTCCGGCAGAACGGTGTGCAAGCCAGTAAGACGATCAGCGTCAGCGGATCGAGCGCGTCCGATACGACGAACGTCCGCGACAAGAAGGGCTCGGGCAGCTACGACGTGATCCTGACTGTAACCGACGCCGCCGGCAACACGAGAACGCAGACGAAGACCGTGGTAGCCTGA
- a CDS encoding DUF4870 domain-containing protein gives MSNEHRSTSTDAQTQPGPDLLTERTLSGIFVHLLGLGTGVVLPAVVYLVAKRDFTRENARNAFNWQLLITGTFAVLFGTFATGLAFESWAPENTPLRQIGTVFLLVFAVGVFVCTSVVLINFAFGLIATGKAIFGSAWSYPLAPDFVGWLEAKTEGSVVWPTVLVGYAATVPIAFAYLIWTGIAGGPEGSLVFAIGFGLVVLLTVASIITPAVLVRDARANDTSDPNSRTNWLPYVGSPLVVAVLTYVLSATQFGSENPPGDAIYAFAGAVWLATVVYLVRQY, from the coding sequence ATGTCCAACGAACACCGATCCACATCGACCGATGCACAGACACAACCGGGACCGGACCTCTTGACTGAACGAACCCTGAGCGGAATCTTCGTCCACCTGCTGGGCCTGGGAACCGGGGTTGTCCTCCCAGCAGTCGTCTACCTGGTAGCGAAACGCGACTTCACGCGAGAAAACGCCCGAAATGCGTTCAACTGGCAGCTACTGATTACCGGAACGTTCGCCGTCCTGTTCGGAACGTTCGCTACTGGACTGGCGTTCGAATCGTGGGCCCCAGAAAACACGCCATTACGACAGATCGGGACGGTGTTTCTCCTCGTTTTTGCAGTGGGCGTTTTCGTGTGTACGTCCGTGGTCCTGATTAACTTCGCATTTGGGCTCATCGCCACGGGCAAAGCAATATTCGGCAGCGCCTGGTCGTATCCACTCGCACCGGATTTCGTCGGCTGGCTCGAAGCAAAAACCGAGGGCTCCGTAGTCTGGCCGACAGTTCTCGTCGGGTACGCCGCGACGGTACCGATCGCGTTCGCGTACCTCATCTGGACTGGTATCGCGGGAGGACCGGAAGGGAGCCTCGTCTTCGCCATCGGGTTCGGACTAGTCGTACTCCTGACCGTCGCATCGATAATCACCCCTGCAGTCCTCGTTCGCGATGCGCGAGCGAACGACACGTCGGATCCGAACTCGAGGACGAACTGGTTGCCGTATGTCGGCAGCCCGCTCGTCGTTGCCGTCCTGACGTACGTGCTGTCGGCGACACAGTTCGGTTCGGAGAACCCTCCCGGTGACGCGATCTACGCCTTTGCCGGAGCCGTCTGGCTCGCGACCGTCGTGTATCTGGTCCGGCAGTACTGA
- a CDS encoding IS6 family transposase → MPENARLSPSIGQFDLDFVEREATPRLLMKLSIQLHLAGLSLSNTVRVLEIFGVERARSTIHNWVHKADLQPDSCRSPDHVAVDETVIRLDDEQYWLYAAVDPESNELLHTKLEPTRNKVIASTFFTELREKHDVDDAVFLVDGDKSLNYACQRHGLDFRYERHGNRNSVKRVFREIKRRTSSFSNCFSNAHAETADQWLRSFAFAWNQLI, encoded by the coding sequence ATGCCCGAAAACGCACGCCTCAGTCCTAGTATCGGCCAGTTCGACTTGGATTTTGTGGAGCGAGAAGCAACACCGCGGCTGTTGATGAAGCTCAGTATTCAGCTCCATCTTGCTGGACTCTCGCTTTCGAATACTGTTCGTGTTCTCGAGATATTCGGTGTTGAACGGGCTCGATCGACGATTCATAACTGGGTTCACAAGGCAGATCTACAGCCCGATTCCTGTCGAAGCCCGGATCACGTTGCAGTTGACGAGACGGTGATCCGGCTTGACGATGAACAGTATTGGCTGTACGCCGCTGTCGATCCAGAGTCAAACGAATTACTCCATACAAAGCTTGAACCGACGAGAAATAAGGTCATAGCCAGTACATTCTTCACGGAATTACGCGAGAAACACGATGTCGATGACGCTGTGTTTCTCGTTGATGGGGATAAATCACTGAACTACGCCTGTCAACGGCATGGCCTCGATTTCAGATACGAACGACATGGAAATCGGAACAGTGTCAAACGTGTCTTTCGGGAGATAAAACGTCGAACCTCTTCTTTCTCAAACTGCTTTAGTAACGCTCACGCAGAAACTGCTGATCAGTGGCTCAGATCGTTCGCCTTCGCATGGAATCAGCTTATCTGA